The region TCTCCTCTTTTTTTTGTACTTCTGCAGACTATTTTTTTTTCGAAATATATGCGTCCCTAGCCCACTCAAAGCTGCCCAAAAACCTCAAATCGGAACAGAATTTAGCTAAATGATGGAACCTGAGGGGGAGGCTATGAAATTGATTCTAATCGCTTTTCTTCACACGTTGCTATTGATGGGGACGCAGGCAAAAGCCCAATTTACGCAGGCCGCGCGTGCCGACTACCTGAACGTTATTGATGAGCTCGATTTAGGCGACATGCGAAACACGATGCTCAATGTTGGCAATGAGGGTTTAAATCCGAATCGCTATTGGACGACCGGGATGGAGCAAGCCTGGAAAGCCGGTGGCTACTGGGATGCTAATCTGAAACGGCAAGCCAATGAAAATTTTCTGCTGCTTCTGGAAGACATGAATGGCGGCGTTGTCGACCCGGGTACGATGGGTTCTGACGTGAAAATGACAAAAAAGTCCTTCGTCAGCGACAAACAGCTGCGCGTCTTGATGTACACGCACGGTTTGCGCTCTCAGCCTTTATTGATGAGCTTTTCTTCTCAATCGGCTCCTTACATTGCGCTCAAAGAAGCTCTTCGTCGAATCACTTCTTATTGTAACAACGGCCTTTGGGGAAGTTTACCACCACCGTCTAAAAAGGTGGAATTAGGTGGCAGTGATCCGGCTATTCCCGCCTGGAAAGAGCGTCTGCGCTTGTTGGGTTACAAAGTGACCAGTGTGGATCAGACTTTCGATACGCAGATGATGACCGCTATCAATGATATTCAATGGCTCAATAAAGTTGTTCCCGATGGCTCGATCACGGCAACGGGAAGCACTTACAAATATCTTAATACGGGTTGTGTGGAACGGGCTCGCCAAATTCGTCTAGACATGGAAAAGCTGCGTTGGTTTCCGCAAACCTTTGAAGATCGTTATATTTATGTGAACTTGGCGATGACTCAGTTCAATCTTATCGACAAGCAGTCGGGCACAAGTATGAACTTTCGCACCATCAACGGCCGCACCGCACGCCCGTCGCCAACGATGAAGGACAAAATCGTGTACATTGTGATCAACCCCTATTGGGTGGTTCCGCCCACGATCTTCCGCGAAGACAAGATGGAGGATTTAAAAGGCTTAAGCCCTTCGCAAATCACCGAATATTTTGACAGCCATAACTATGAACTTTGGAATAGCACCTTCACAAAACGGGTGGACCCTTCGACGGTGGATTGGAACTCGCTCGATCCTAACTCGGACAACTTGTTTTATATTCGTCAGCGACCTCATTTGGGAAATGCTCTGGGGGTTTTGAAGTTTATGATGACGAATCCCTATGCGATTTATTTGCACGACACCAATCAGCGGGAGCTTTTCGCTGATGGACAACGGCAATTGAGCTCCGGCTGCATTCGTCTGGAACAACCTGTAGAGCTGGCCGAATATCTTTTAAAAGGGACTAACTGGAATCGTGGCGCTATCGAGTCGGCGATGGCAAAACCCGGCGAGGTCATGGAAAACGACACCAGGGTCAATTTGCAGAAACCCATCCCGGTCTATCTTGTGTTTCAAACTTCAAGTATGAACTCAGATGGTGTGATCCGATTCTCTGAAGATACTTACCGTCAAGGAGCTCGGCTTCTTCAGCGCGGAGCTTTTTGATCGAAACTTTTTATCGGCTGGACGGAATGAGGGTTGATGTTGTTCCTGTGGTACCGATCACACTTCCAGGAAGAGGAGTCAGGACCGAGCCAGTTGTCCCCAAGGATGTGATGCCAATGGAACTAGTTGATCCCAGATAGCTGGTTCCATATCCGCCATATTGAATTTGCTGAATGCGGTACATGAGATTGTACATTTCCTGCTGCAAAGACGAAACGGCCTGATATTTTTGCATGGCTTGGGATTGGTATTGTTGCTGGTATTGCATCTGCATCTGATATTGTTGCATCTGCAGTTGCATCATTTGCTGCTGATATTGCATCGACGTTGAGTCATACCCCATCATTGAGCCCATGCCCATCATGTTGCCATAGCCCGTCATATTACCCATTCCCATCATTCCGCTCATCGGGTAACCACTCATCATATTTCCATAGCCGGTCATTCCACCCATTCCCAGTATTCCACCAAGACCCATCATTGAGCCCATACCCATCATGTTTCCCATACCCATCATGTTTCCCATACCCATCATGTTGCCCATGCCCATCATGTTGCCCATACCCATCATGTTGCCCATACCCATCATGTTGCCGTAGCCGCCGCCCATGCCGTAGCCGGCCATGCCCCAGGGGCCCATGCCGCCGTTGAAAATTCCTCCGCCCATGGTGTTGCCCATCATGCCTGTGGGGTAACCAAAGGCCCCGCTCATTCCCATCGACCCGTACAAACTTCCGGTGCCGTAAGCACCCATCATTCCCATCGGACCATTCATGTTTCCGGTCCCACCGATACCGCTGCCGCAACCGAAAGTACCTTGGCCTGTACCGCCCCCCAAAGCTCCATAAATTCCCGCGGCAAGATAGGGAAAACCATAGCTCCAACTTGGATAACTTTGTGTTGGCCAGCCGATGTTGGAATTGTATTCCGCAACCATTTTATTGCTTTGGTATCCCGCGTACGTTGCCAACAATCCGGTTCCAACATTGGCAATGACATTGGCCCAATCTGTTTGCGGTTTTTGATATTGATAGCCCCCATTGCCTTGTTGCATGCATTCGACACAAATGCCGCCCTCGGTTTGCGCGGTCATACGTTCGCGCTGTTCTTCCAGGGCATTTTGTTTGGCGTCTTTCAAATCTTCTTTCGAACGTTCGAGTGTGGCTTCTAAATTTTCGATCTCTCGCTGAAGTTTTTGTGATTTGGCGTAAGACTTTCTGTAGTCATTCAAACCTTTTTTACATGAATTGGCGTCAGCGCGACCACCTTCACTGGATTTGAAACGTGGGTTGGAGCATATCGACGCACTGACAGAGCCCGCCTTTCCAGGATCACAATACTGTTTCCACTCGGAAATCGTGAACCCGTGAACCGGCGTCATGGCTGTTCCTGGAAGGACCTCCGCCCCTTGTTGTCCCTGGGCTGAGATTTCGCTTTCGTCCTGTAAACCTTTGTATTCATAACACTGTCGTGAGTTTTCAATATGTTCAAAAACGAACTGAGCATAGTCGTCGGAAACGGTTTTCTCGATATCAGCTTTATGTCTTTCAGACTCTCGATCCAGCTTTTTCTTCTCGGACTTTTTTGTTTTCAGTTGTTGTTGCGCTTCCGCGATGGCGGTCTGAATTTCTTTGGTGGCATCGTCCTGGTTGGTGGCACCATTGCCTGCGCGAGTTTGGTAGGAGCAGCCTTGCATACCTCCCCACATGCCCGTACCCCACATGGATTGCGCCCATAACGTCGTCGGGAGAAAAGTCAAAAGTACGAAAATTAACTTGCCAAGCATAAGACCACCTTGTTCGTGATCTTAGGTTAACGAAGAAGTGTGGAGCGAATGTGGAGCTAGGACCTGGCGAATGAAAATGAGACTTTTGCGCCTAGAATGCGGTGATCTGCCATCTGGTTTTCCGCAGAAAGTTCACCCTCGTGCAGTTGGGCGATTTCTTTCATGATGACAGAACCAATACCGACGGAAATACGTTGGCTTTCGTCGGCCCCCGAGATCACCGTGCGACTGGATTTTTTGTGACCGAATGCCGCCAGACCTTCTTTGCTGAATCCTGGCCCGTCATCCAGAAGATTCAGGCGAAGAACCGCGCCGTGCTGGATCAACTCGATTGTTACTTTGGACTTAGCAAAAGAGGCGGAATTTTCAAATGCATTTCGCAGCAGCCGGTCCAATAGACGAGAAGAACCTTTTATTTCAAAATTTTCGCCGGACTTGTGAAGTTCAAATTGATGACTTGGATAGCGCTGTTTAAAAATCGTTATTTGGTCGCGCACACGGGCATCAAGATTCACTACTTCGGCACTCATTGAATATCTTGGTTCGGTGATTTGTGCCAAAAAAAGCAGATCCTCAACTAACTTTCCAAAGTATTCCACCTCTGAAAAACTCAGCGATAGAACCTCTTGTCTTTTATCCTCTGAAAGCTGGTGATTGGCGGTCTGTAAGGTTTCAAGAAAGGAACGCAACGAGGTCAGCGGCGTTCTTAAATCGTGAGCCAAATCCTGCAGTAACTCGCGACGGCTACGATCCGCTTTCCGCAATTGCTCGACCATGTTTTCTAAATCTCCCGCCATTTGATTGAAGGCATCGGTTAATTGGGCCAATTCATCAAATTTGCGTGCAGGCAGACGGGCGGAAAGGTTTCCTTCCCTGAGGGAATTCAAAACTTGCAGCGCCTCGATCGAACGTTCTTGATATTTTGAAAATTGATAGAGAAGAGCGATGCCGATGGATAAAATAATACAAGCCACCAGCACGATCAAAGTGACTATTGGTCCCATGGGCGGTTTGTCTTGGGGGTGGCCCATTTTGGTATATAAAAATACACCTTCTTTATTTGTCACAGAGACAAAGTCAGGAGGAGGCCCAGGCATGCGTCGCGCTTCTGAAGGTCCTAAAGAAACCGAAAGGTCTTTGTGCAGGTCTCGCCTTTGTTGGGAACTTAAGGGGACAGGAAGAACTCTTTTGCCTGTTGTTAAACTTATACCGTCGGCATTAATTAAGTCGTGTGGCTCAAGGTCATTTTTTTGAGCGAAGTCGTTCAGTCGGGGAAGAGCTTTAAATGGATCTTTATCATAGGCATCCAGAAGAGCCCGGTTCATTCCTGCTGGCCGCAAAAACATCCGGTCGCGTTCGAAGCTTGTCAGAATCCATGAACTGGCGAAAGCCACCATCACGAAGACTAAAATGATCGAAACAAAAATAAAAAAGTTCTTACGAAAAAGGGGCTTAGTTATCATACAGCTTTCTCAAGCCGGTATCCCTGTCCATAGACCGAATTAATTTTGACACCTTTGACGCCATTTTGAGTCAGCTTTGAGCGAATGTGACTGATGTGTGAGTCGACGGTGCGATCATAAATTTCATCACCCGAGGCCAGGCGACCAATGAGTTGCTCTCGCGTGACGATCGTTTCAGGTTGTTCAAAGAATGTCGTAAGAATTTCGAATTCACGACGATTCAGACTGATCAAAGAATCTCCATATTTGAGCACTTGCTGATTTTTGATCAAGGTTACTCCGTTGAAGCGAACAAGATCTAATTTCGCTTTGGTATCAGAAAGTTGATTGCGGATGCGGACGCTGAGCTCCTTTTGGCTAAAAGGCTTTCGGACGTAGTCGTTGGCACCTTCCTCAAAACCCCGCACAACACTTTCTTCGTCAGTTCGGGCGGTTAAAAAGATCACAGGGGTATGGAGTTTTTCTGCCCGCAACCATTGACAAAAATCGTAGCCGTTGCCGTCCGGCAGGTTGACATCGAGAATGAAGAGGTCTGGTGGCGAAGTCATGGCCGTTCTTTTTTTGGCCTCGCCCAGATTTTGTGCCCATTCCACTTTGTAAGCTTGAAGTTCCAGTTGCAGTTGGATTGCTTTTCCAAGAATAGGATCGTCTTCTAAAAGAAATATCGTTGTCATATTGATAGCCTACCATGTCAATAGAGTGAACTCATGACTTATTCTCTACGGCAAATGTTGAAGAATCGTGGAAGTCTGGTCTAATGTCTCAGTACAGAACGTCGCTGACAGGAGATTCGATATGCCCTCAATTTTTACTAAAATTATTCAAGGTGAGCTTCCTTCCTACAAGATTTACGAAGACGACCAAATTCTTTCTTTCTTGGCGCTGGATCAGGTGAACTTGGGTCATACGTTGGTGATTTGCAAAGAGGAAATCAATCATTGGACCGAAGTTCCGGCGGAAACCTATTCTCATCTACATCAGGTTTCGCAAAAAATTGGCAAGGCTATTTTGAAGGCATCAGGAGCCCCTCGCGTCGGTCAGATGGTAGCCGGTTTTGAGGTGCCTCACTATCACTTGCATTTAATTCCAGCTTGGTCGATTCCGGATTTAGACTTTAAACGTGCGAAACGTCGTTCCGACGAAGAGATGAAGCAGATTCAAGCGGCCATTATCACCCATCTTGACGAAATGAAGTAAAGCGATGACAGAACAGAATAAATACCAAGATATTATTCCCGGCGCCATTTACCAGCACTATAAAGGAAAACAGTATCGCGTGATTGGGGTCGGCAAACACAGCGAAAGTTTGGAGGATGTCGTATTGTACGAAGCTCTTTATGACAATCCACTCGGCCGATTGTGGTGTCGTCCCGCCGTCATGTGGTCAGAGATCGTCGAGGTTGGTGGCGAGAAAGTTCCACGCTTTAAGTTCCTATTTAAGTAATAAATTCAGGGCGTTCCACCATCTCCGGTGGATCTTATCATTAAGTTTTCAGTTGGATATCAGGTCGTTCTCACTTGGAAACAAAATTGGGTCGCTCTTTTGACCTTTACATGCTGCTTCTCTAAAACCGGATCCTCACGGAGAAGCAGTATTCATGAAACGCTTGTTACTATCAATTTTTGTATTTTCTAGTATCGCAAACGCCCAAGACTCAACCGGGGCAGCGACCGCCACAACCGCAACTCCGACGGCCGAGATTCAAGCTCCCGCCACTTCATCTGTGACGACACAGGCGTTAACTGAGGACGAGGACGACGAAGAGCACGAGGCTGCGGTTTCTACGTCAATAGCAAAAGCTTCTGATGAAAAGACTTATCCTAAGTTCGAGTTCAAATCTTATGGCTACATGGTATTTGGACAGCGCGAGACTTTTAAAACTGTGCAAAATCTGACGCCGATCACTCGTCGTGAAATGGACCTGGCAGAAATCGCTTTTGAAGGAGAGTACATTCTTTCAGAAAGTTCCAAAATCGAATTCGAAATTGAAATCGAACACGGGGGCGTCGGGACAGTGATCGAATTTGACCCTTTTGAAGAGTTCGGCGAGTTCGAACAAGAAATCGAAAAGGGCGGTGAAGTCGTCCTGCCTGAGCTTTATTATAAAAAAACCTGGAAAAAGACCGACACTGCTTTACGCGTGGGTAAGTTCCCTCTGTTTATCGCCTTGGGCTCCGTACAAACAAAGCCTCATATGTACGCATCCATTCTGGCTTCTGACCTTGAAGCTCGTATGATTCCTTTGAACTGGACTGAGATGGGCGTACAAGTCGAACAGAAATTTTCTGATTTCACAGCACGTCTTGGAATTGTCAGCGGGTTGAACTCTGAGTTCTTCCGCACCTACAACTGGATTGGGGGCGGTTACCAACGTCACTTTGAAACGAACAACGCTGACGATTTGGCCACCTTAGCCAGTCTTGAGTGGGGCAGTGTCGCCAAAGGAAAAGGTTTTGCTCTTTCTTACTATGCGGGAAACACAACGGGAAATCGCTATAAAGTCGACAAACTTAAAGAGGACGCGGAAGTGACTCTGTGGACTTTGATGGGTGGTTATAAAATCGGAGGCTTCGGTTTCAGCGGTGAAATGATTCAAGGTACTTTGGAAAACTCCAATCTGGTTTCTGCGGCGAATGCGACT is a window of Bdellovibrio sp. ArHS DNA encoding:
- a CDS encoding L,D-transpeptidase family protein codes for the protein MKLILIAFLHTLLLMGTQAKAQFTQAARADYLNVIDELDLGDMRNTMLNVGNEGLNPNRYWTTGMEQAWKAGGYWDANLKRQANENFLLLLEDMNGGVVDPGTMGSDVKMTKKSFVSDKQLRVLMYTHGLRSQPLLMSFSSQSAPYIALKEALRRITSYCNNGLWGSLPPPSKKVELGGSDPAIPAWKERLRLLGYKVTSVDQTFDTQMMTAINDIQWLNKVVPDGSITATGSTYKYLNTGCVERARQIRLDMEKLRWFPQTFEDRYIYVNLAMTQFNLIDKQSGTSMNFRTINGRTARPSPTMKDKIVYIVINPYWVVPPTIFREDKMEDLKGLSPSQITEYFDSHNYELWNSTFTKRVDPSTVDWNSLDPNSDNLFYIRQRPHLGNALGVLKFMMTNPYAIYLHDTNQRELFADGQRQLSSGCIRLEQPVELAEYLLKGTNWNRGAIESAMAKPGEVMENDTRVNLQKPIPVYLVFQTSSMNSDGVIRFSEDTYRQGARLLQRGAF
- a CDS encoding HAMP domain-containing sensor histidine kinase encodes the protein MITKPLFRKNFFIFVSIILVFVMVAFASSWILTSFERDRMFLRPAGMNRALLDAYDKDPFKALPRLNDFAQKNDLEPHDLINADGISLTTGKRVLPVPLSSQQRRDLHKDLSVSLGPSEARRMPGPPPDFVSVTNKEGVFLYTKMGHPQDKPPMGPIVTLIVLVACIILSIGIALLYQFSKYQERSIEALQVLNSLREGNLSARLPARKFDELAQLTDAFNQMAGDLENMVEQLRKADRSRRELLQDLAHDLRTPLTSLRSFLETLQTANHQLSEDKRQEVLSLSFSEVEYFGKLVEDLLFLAQITEPRYSMSAEVVNLDARVRDQITIFKQRYPSHQFELHKSGENFEIKGSSRLLDRLLRNAFENSASFAKSKVTIELIQHGAVLRLNLLDDGPGFSKEGLAAFGHKKSSRTVISGADESQRISVGIGSVIMKEIAQLHEGELSAENQMADHRILGAKVSFSFARS
- a CDS encoding response regulator transcription factor, with the translated sequence MTTIFLLEDDPILGKAIQLQLELQAYKVEWAQNLGEAKKRTAMTSPPDLFILDVNLPDGNGYDFCQWLRAEKLHTPVIFLTARTDEESVVRGFEEGANDYVRKPFSQKELSVRIRNQLSDTKAKLDLVRFNGVTLIKNQQVLKYGDSLISLNRREFEILTTFFEQPETIVTREQLIGRLASGDEIYDRTVDSHISHIRSKLTQNGVKGVKINSVYGQGYRLEKAV
- a CDS encoding HIT family protein is translated as MPSIFTKIIQGELPSYKIYEDDQILSFLALDQVNLGHTLVICKEEINHWTEVPAETYSHLHQVSQKIGKAILKASGAPRVGQMVAGFEVPHYHLHLIPAWSIPDLDFKRAKRRSDEEMKQIQAAIITHLDEMK
- a CDS encoding DUF1653 domain-containing protein, which translates into the protein MTEQNKYQDIIPGAIYQHYKGKQYRVIGVGKHSESLEDVVLYEALYDNPLGRLWCRPAVMWSEIVEVGGEKVPRFKFLFK